The following are encoded together in the Malaya genurostris strain Urasoe2022 chromosome 3, Malgen_1.1, whole genome shotgun sequence genome:
- the LOC131435748 gene encoding uncharacterized protein LOC131435748: MTMSQLLKQTKKCCVKMIRKFSFHPTGSSSSSPSSERNGGGTSLGGPGGISGGRSISLNNRTTAKYVLHKNCTPTRCKVQPTSPDRFARASSTTASWTNGTEESPAGVRRRLDLSPKPDVEIPPTQNNYRVSRDGKNLPKKRTNICSNKNVNLRKCFRLRKGFKDELSSEEVNNSSSVVSSKLDKISKTLYNVAGGSGTDENKLFGGINANNLASQTNEKSKISKPLFLSGKHKKYNQIETQFGADDDEVDYDEDDEDDEFVACELDAIREENNSYDGGRLQFELSQPLPELDVSPLSDETVDNYDEIVFEKVKYDRNKRYLRNGTTSSPSTASNRSHNAESILSTSFDSKPDPHLTQLSSDVTNKSEDFVDPWRNYNVNSRWNKVAKNPWDIEAQRVESPAMSPLRHTSWNPFTEEPAEPSTPPHQFVGKKFSPPYQVRTDIWQNLNNKNYEIDSDVIWRTSNSSRRTSASTVETWIEDEVFDNSFNEELERRCATLKI, translated from the exons ATGACAATGTCGCAACTATTGAAGCAAACGAAAAAGTGTTGCGTTAAG ATGATCAGAAAATTCTCGTTCCACCCGACCGGGTCCTCCTCGTCATCGCCGTCGAGTGAACGGAACGGAGGTGGCACGTCCCTCGGTGGCCCTGGTGGCATTAGCGGAGGtcgttcgatttcgctaaacaaTCGGACTACCGCCAAGTATGTGCTGCATAAAAATTGTACCCCCACGCGGTGTAAAGTACAGCCCACCTCGCCGGACCGGTTCGCCAGGGCAAGCTCGACGACGGCCAGCTGGACGAACGGAACGGAAGAATCACCCGCCGGTGTACGACGCAGGCTGGACCTGTCACCCAAGCCGGACGTGGAAATTCCACCCACACAGAATAACTACCGCGTCAGCAGGGACGGGAAGAACCTGCCGAAGAAGCGAACCAACATTTGCAGCAATAAGAATGTGAATCTGAGAAAGTGTTTCCGTCTGAGGAAGGGTTTCAAGGATGAGCTGAGCAGCGAGGAGGTGAACAATAGTAGTAGCGTAGTATCGTCCAAGTTAGATAAAATAAGCAAGACTTTGTACAATGTGGCGGGCGGCAGTGGGACGGATGAGAACAAACTGTTTGGCGGTATAAACGCCAATAATCTAGCCTCGCAAAcaaatgagaaaagcaaaatttCCAAGCCATTGTTTTTGAGTGGGAAACATAAAAAGTATAACCAGATAGAAACTCAATTCGGTGCCGACGACGATGAGGTGGACTACGATGAGGACGATGAGGACGATGAGTTCGTGGCATGCGAACTGGACGCCATCCGGGAAGAAAATAATTCATATGACGGTGGTCGGTTACAGTTTGAGCTGAGTCAACCGCTTCCGGAGTTGGACGTGTCCCCGTTGTCCGATGAAACCGTCGATAACTATGACGAAATTGTGTTTGAAAAAGTGAAATATGACCGAAACAAGCGTTACCTGCGAAATGGAACCACCAGCTCACCGTCCACGGCCAGTAATCGATCGCATAATGCCGAAAGTATCCTGTCGACTAGCTTCGACAGCAAACCGGATCCTCATCTTACCCAGCTCAGTTCCGATGTGACCAACAAAAGCGAAGACTTTGTAGATCCATGGCGAAACTACAATGTGAACAGTCGTTGGAACAAGGTCGCCAAGAATCCGTGGGACATTGAGGCGCAACGAGTGGAATCTCCGGCCATGTCACCACTGCGACATACCTCCTGGAATCCGTTCACCGAGGAACCGGCCGAACCGAGCACTCCGCCCCATCAGTTCGTTGGGAAGAAGTTTTCGCCGCCCTATCAGGTTCGGACCGACATTTGGCAAAATTTGAACAACAAAAACTACGAAATCGACTCGGATGTCATCTGGCGGACGTCGAACTCGTCGCGACGTACCTCTGCCAGCACGGTGGAAACCTGGATCGAGGACGAAGTGTTCGACAATTCCTTCAACGAGGAACTCGAACGACGGTGTGCCACCCTCAAGATCTAG